The Nitrospira sp. sequence TCATTTCAGCGGGATCGTGCATAGCGTCTTCCACCAGGCCTGCAACATACGACTCGAGCCACACGGCCTGCTGACTCTTCTCTCTTCCATGAAAGACAATGTCCCTCAAGGTATCCGCTTGAATATCTCGTCTCAGCGTGTCTTCTCGGACCTTCTCCGAGTCGGCCAACCGGTCGCCTGCCGGGGAGGTATTCTCCGCGCCGGTGGGCCTGATTTTTCCGTTGACCTGCGACCCGCACGTCCTTGGCATATCGATCTCCAAGGGTTGCGCATTGATCTTCGTCACCACGCCCAAGCCCACTCCTGGGCGATCGCCTGGTCGGAATTGCAGCGCTCAGGGCATAGAAGCGGCCTATCGAAGATTGTGAGACCCGTTTCTCCCTTAAAGGAGCAGTCGGACACTCCGGCCGCCACAGAGATGCTTCTGCACCCATCGCCTCACGCGATTCCTACCCTGCTGCACGCAACAAGAGATTTTCAGCTGGAAGATGCCAAGGCTTCCATCATGTCATTGATCGGACTGGGGCCAGGCTTAACTCCATCCGGCGATGATTTTCTCGTGGGCTATTTGGCCGGCTTGTGGGCCACGGCGGGTCACAGCCCATCGCGGACGCAATTCGTGGGCGCCCTCGGTGCTGAGATATCCGCAGCCGCGCGAAACACCAATGAGATCAGCGGCGCCTATCTCCGATCAGCAGCCACCGGCCATGTCTCTGAACCCATCGCGAAATTGGCCCAGCAGCTGAAACAGGCGAACGACATGAGGAATGTCAGGGCGGCCACACAAGCCGCGTTGCAAGTCGGCCATACGTCCGGTACCGACGGGGTGTTGGGGCTGCTGTTGGGCTGCCTCGCCTGGCAATGCCCGGCACCCCCTCTTCTTTATCCGTCTGTGTTCTTTGATTGATCCGTCCGCCATGAAACGCGGCCCGAACGATGAAGGAGCGATGAGACCCGATCCACGAATTGATTTGCCGTATGGCTCGCGCTCCAGATTTGCTCTTGACATTGTATACAATATTGTGTTCCATTTGGGCCCGTAGCTCTCACCAAGGACCGACCACATGGCCACGGCCACAAAAGTACTCAAAAATTTCTATCGTGACTCCGTCTCGCTGATGCAACTCTCCTCCACGTTCGCCAAGCTGCCGGGCGTGGAACAAGCCTCGGCCATCATGGCTTCCCCCAACAATATGAGCTTGCTCCGGGAAGCCGGATTGCTGACCGAATCCGTCGACGCCAGCGCCAACGACTTGCTGATTGCGCTGCAAGGCGACGCCGATGCACTGGAATCAGCGTTGGCAGCCGCGGAGTCGGCATTGAAACAGCCTCCTCCATCGTCTTCGGGAGGCGGATCGTCACGCGGTCTCCCTCCACGAAGCATCGAAATGGGTCTGGGGAATATGGTCGGCGCGAACCTTGTCCTGATCTCCACTCCCGGCGAGTACGCGGCATCGGAGGCCTTCAAGGCATTGAGTCTCGGCCTCAACGTGATGCTGTTCAGTGACAACGTCGAGTTGAAAGACGAAATCGCGCTCAAACGTTTCGCCCAATCCCGCGACCTCATCGTGATGGGCCCGGATTGCGGAACGGCCATTATCAACGGCATCCCGCTCGCCTTCGCCAACGTGGTGCGCCGCGGAGTCATCGGTGTCGTCGGAGCATCCGGGACGGGCTTACAGCAGGTCACCTGCCTGGTCGATCGATGGGGGGGCGGCATTTCACAAGCGATCGGCACCGGCGGGCACGATTTGCATCGAGACGTCGGCGGCATTTCCATGCTTCAGGGGCTGAAAGCCCTCATTGCCGACGCCTCCACCTCGGTCATCGTGCTGATCTCCAAGCCTCCATCTCCGGAAGTGGCCGGACATGTGCTGCAAGCCGCGGAACGCGCCGGCAAGCCGGTCGTGGTGAATTTTCTCGGCGCCGATCCTGCGCGCGTCAGGCGCGGCAATGTGTTCGCCGCCACAACTCTGGAGGATGCCGCAGCGGCAGCGGTGGCTCTCGCTGAAGGCCGAAACCCTGACGATGCCAAGCCGAAATGCCCACCTGTCTCCATTCCGTCCAAACTGTCCCCCGGACAGCAATACATCCGTGGCCTGTACAGTGGAGGGACCTTTTGTTACGAAGCGACCCTCTTGCTGAAGAAGGAATTAGGACAAGTCTCTTCCAACACGCCGGTGGAGCCCGGAGACCGTTTAGGCGATGTCTGGACGAGTCGGGCACACACCGTCATCGATTTGGGGGACGATCTGTTCACTCGCGGACGTCCACATCCGATGATCGATCATCGACTGAGGAATGAACGCCTCATCAAAGAGGCTACCGATCCTGAAACGGCAGTCATCCTGCTGGACGTGGTCCTTGGATATGGGTCTCATGCCGATCCCGCCGGTGAAATCGTGCCGGTCGTTCAAAAGGCGCGCGAGGTGGCGGGCAAGGCCGGAAGAGACCTGGTGATCGTAGGCTTCGTGTGCGGGACTGCCGGAGATCCACAGAATCTTGCTCGGCAGGAAGCGGCATTGCGAGAGGCCGGCGTCATCCTTGCCGAGAGCAACGCTCAAGCGGTGCGCATGGCAACCGCCGTGGCAGTAGGAGCAGGCGCTGTCGGAGGGCGATTATGATGCAGGCCATGCTCCAAGAGAAGCTTCAAGTATTAAACGTCGGGCTTTCTTCCTTCGCTGATTCCATCGTCATGGCAGGCGGTTCAGCTCTCCAAATCGAATGGGCTCCGCCCGCACAGGGACAGGCGGAGGTGGGCCGCGACCTGGCCCGACTGGTCAACCTTTCCGTGGTTGAAACAGCGAACCGAACAGCCTTCGACGCCTACCAATCGGCCCAGCCGGTGCTTCGCGGAGTCGGCATTGCGGGTCGCGTCATTCCCAACATGGCGGAGCGCATGATCCTCCACAGTGGTCCTCCCATTGCCTGGAACGACATGTGTGGTCCGATGAAAGGGGCGATTGTCGGCGCCATTCTTTACGAAGGATGGGCCGAGGATCTGGCCAAAGCGGAGTCGCTTGCTTCCCGTGGCGAGATTG is a genomic window containing:
- a CDS encoding DUF2877 domain-containing protein; translated protein: MHVHALSVGIQVPTRHFSGIVHSVFHQACNIRLEPHGLLTLLSSMKDNVPQGIRLNISSQRVFSDLLRVGQPVACRGGILRAGGPDFSVDLRPARPWHIDLQGLRIDLRHHAQAHSWAIAWSELQRSGHRSGLSKIVRPVSPLKEQSDTPAATEMLLHPSPHAIPTLLHATRDFQLEDAKASIMSLIGLGPGLTPSGDDFLVGYLAGLWATAGHSPSRTQFVGALGAEISAAARNTNEISGAYLRSAATGHVSEPIAKLAQQLKQANDMRNVRAATQAALQVGHTSGTDGVLGLLLGCLAWQCPAPPLLYPSVFFD
- the fdrA gene encoding acyl-CoA synthetase FdrA, with product MATATKVLKNFYRDSVSLMQLSSTFAKLPGVEQASAIMASPNNMSLLREAGLLTESVDASANDLLIALQGDADALESALAAAESALKQPPPSSSGGGSSRGLPPRSIEMGLGNMVGANLVLISTPGEYAASEAFKALSLGLNVMLFSDNVELKDEIALKRFAQSRDLIVMGPDCGTAIINGIPLAFANVVRRGVIGVVGASGTGLQQVTCLVDRWGGGISQAIGTGGHDLHRDVGGISMLQGLKALIADASTSVIVLISKPPSPEVAGHVLQAAERAGKPVVVNFLGADPARVRRGNVFAATTLEDAAAAAVALAEGRNPDDAKPKCPPVSIPSKLSPGQQYIRGLYSGGTFCYEATLLLKKELGQVSSNTPVEPGDRLGDVWTSRAHTVIDLGDDLFTRGRPHPMIDHRLRNERLIKEATDPETAVILLDVVLGYGSHADPAGEIVPVVQKAREVAGKAGRDLVIVGFVCGTAGDPQNLARQEAALREAGVILAESNAQAVRMATAVAVGAGAVGGRL